Proteins encoded together in one Ipomoea triloba cultivar NCNSP0323 chromosome 4, ASM357664v1 window:
- the LOC116016463 gene encoding 3-ketoacyl-CoA synthase 11-like, translating into MGDNNNNAGGRVAVEENRSGGGNNLPNFLLSVRLKYVKLGYHYLISHAMYLLLVPVLGAVSAHLTTLTLDDVVQLWHHLKFNLVTVVLCSALLVFLGTLYFMTRPRKVYLVDFACYKPPPEVMCPKEIFMDRSKKANIFTEENLSFQKRILERSGLGEKTYFPEALLRQPPNPCMAEARKEAEMVMFGAIDDLLAKTGVKAKDIGILVVNCSLFNPTPSLSAMIVNHYKLRGNIQSYNLGGMGCSAGLISIDLAKQLLQVQPNSYALVVSMENITLNWYFGNNRSMLVSNCIFRMGGAAILLSNRSSDRRRSKYQLIHTVRTHKGADDRSYSCVFQEEDDKREVGVALSKDLMAVAGEALKTNITTLGPLVLPMSEQLLFFVTLVARKVFKMKIKPYIPDFKLAFEHFCIHAGGRAVLDELEKNLELSQWHMEPSRMTLYRFGNTSSSSLWYELAYSEAKGRIRKGDRTWQIAFGSGFKCNSAVWRALKTIDPAKLKNPWMDEIHDFPVEVPRVATINA; encoded by the exons ATGggggataataataataacgccGGCGGGAGAGTTGCGGTGGAGGAGAATCGGAGCGGCGGCGGAAATAATCTCCCAAATTTTCTCCTCTCAGTGAGGCTTAAGTATGTGAAGCTTGGGTACCATTACTTGATTAGCCACGCCATGTATTTGCTGTTGGTGCCCGTGTTAGGGGCCGTTTCGGCTCACCTCACCACTCTCACCCTCGACGATGTGGTCCAATTATGGCACCACCTAAAGTTCAATTTAGTCACGGTGGTCCTCTGCTCTGCCCTTCTGGTTTTCCTGGGGACTCTCTACTTCATGACCCGGCCTAGAAAGGTTTACTTGGTGGATTTCGCGTGTTACAAGCCTCCCCCGGAGGTTATGTGCCCTAAGGAGATTTTCATGGATAGATCAAAGAAAGCCAACATTTTTACTGAGGAAAATTTATCCTTTCAGAAGAGGATATTGGAGAGGTCAGGGCTGGGGGAAAAGACTTATTTCCCAGAAGCCCTTTTGAGACAGCCGCCCAATCCTTGCATGGCTGAGGCTAGGAAAGAGGCTGAGATGGTGATGTTTGGCGCCATTGATGACCTTTTGGCTAAAACTGGTGTCAAAGCTAAGGATATTGGGATTCTTGTGGTGAATTGCAGTCTCTTTAACCCAACCCCTTCTCTCTCTGCTATGATTGTTAACCATTACAAGCTTAGGGGAAACATCCAAAGCTATAACCTTGGGGGCATGGGTTGCAGTGCTGGGCTCATTTCAATTGACCTTGCCAAACAACTCTTGCAG GTGCAACCGAACTCGTATGCCCTAGTAGTGAGCATGGAGAACATAACCTTAAACTGGTACTTCGGCAACAACCGATCAATGCTGGTGTCCAACTGCATCTTCCGGATGGGCGGCGCCGCCATCCTCCTCTCCAACCGCTCCTCCGACCGGCGGCGCTCCAAGTACCAGCTCATCCACACCGTCCGGACCCACAAGGGCGCCGACGACCGGAGCTACTCCTGCGTGTTCCAAGAAGAGGACGACAAGCGCGAGGTCGGCGTCGCCCTCTCCAAGGACCTAATGGCCGTCGCCGGCGAGGCCTTAAAGACCAACATCACCACCCTCGGACCCCTCGTCCTCCCCATGTCCGAGCAGCTCCTCTTCTTCGTCACGCTCGTCGCCCGCAAAGTCTTCAAGATGAAGATCAAGCCCTACATCCCCGACTTCAAGCTCGCGTTCGAGCATTTCTGCATCCACGCCGGCGGCCGAGCCGTGCTGGACGAGCTAGAAAAGAATCTCGAACTCAGTCAATGGCACATGGAGCCTTCGAGAATGACACTTTACCGGTTCGGTAACACGTCCAGTAGTTCTTTATGGTACGAATTGGCTTATTCCGAGGCTAAGGGAAGGATTAGAAAGGGTGATCGGACATGGCAGATCGCGTTTGGGTCTGGGTTTAAATGTAACAGTGCGGTTTGGCGTGCATTGAAGACCATCGATCCTGCCAAGCTCAAGAACCCATGGATGGACGAGATTCACGATTTCCCAGTTGAGGTTCCTAGAGTTGCCACCATCAAcgcttga